Proteins from one Cyprinus carpio isolate SPL01 chromosome B15, ASM1834038v1, whole genome shotgun sequence genomic window:
- the pcp4b gene encoding calmodulin regulator protein PCP4, which yields MSERQGSGAAGGNSKTSGAQDASKKDIPEDFDIDMDAPETEKAAVAIQSQFRKFQKKKNDEKS from the exons ATGAGTGAG AGGCAAGGATCCGGAGCAGCCGGTGGCAACAGCAAAACCTCTGGGGCACAAG ATGCGTCTAAGAAAGACATCCCCGAGGACTTTGACATTGACATGGACGCCCCTGAAACTGAGAAGGCCGCCGTCGCCATTCAATCGCAGTTCAGGAAGttccagaagaagaaaaatgatGAAAAGTCGTAG